One stretch of Nocardioides perillae DNA includes these proteins:
- the dinB gene encoding DNA polymerase IV, translated as MRGGDASSACPVLHVDVDAFYAAVALRDRPELRDAPVVVAGGGRGVVLCASYPARRHGVRSAMSVVHARRLCPSLVVVPPDFAAFSRASASVLEAFRSVTPRVEVVSLEEAFLDVRGAHRHGTPLQLAQRLRALVHDEQGLTCSVGVAPTRSVAKVASRRAKPDGVVVVPPEEVAAFLRPLDVGALWGVGDKTRERLHRLGLRTVGDLADAPLELLEGRLGPGAARQLQTLARGEDRREVRDRRGPTEPDRSTGADATLARDTTDRAVLHRELLRLSARLTGRMRRGGVVGRTLTLKVRYSDFTTLTRSRTLPEPTDVTQEVYRTATDLLDALLDRPGSRGRGVRLVGVRAEHLVRRSEVHHQLVLGEPEHGWAEADRAVDRATGRFGAAAVRPASLLPGAPDRRPA; from the coding sequence GTGAGGGGCGGCGACGCCTCCTCGGCGTGCCCCGTGCTCCACGTCGACGTCGACGCCTTCTACGCCGCGGTCGCCCTCCGTGACCGGCCCGAGCTGCGCGACGCCCCGGTCGTCGTGGCGGGTGGCGGCCGGGGGGTCGTGCTGTGCGCCAGCTACCCCGCCCGCCGCCACGGGGTGCGCTCCGCGATGTCGGTCGTGCACGCGCGGCGCCTGTGCCCCTCGCTCGTCGTCGTCCCGCCGGACTTCGCAGCGTTCTCCCGGGCCTCGGCCTCGGTGCTCGAGGCCTTCCGGTCGGTGACCCCGCGCGTCGAGGTCGTCTCGCTCGAGGAGGCCTTCCTCGACGTCCGCGGCGCCCACCGCCACGGCACACCCCTGCAGCTCGCCCAGCGGTTGCGGGCGCTGGTGCACGACGAGCAGGGGCTCACCTGCTCGGTCGGCGTCGCGCCGACCCGGTCGGTGGCGAAGGTCGCCAGCCGCCGGGCCAAGCCCGACGGCGTCGTCGTCGTGCCGCCGGAGGAGGTCGCCGCCTTCCTGCGCCCGCTCGACGTCGGCGCCCTGTGGGGCGTGGGGGACAAGACTCGCGAGCGCCTGCACCGCCTGGGGCTGCGCACCGTCGGCGACCTCGCCGACGCCCCCCTCGAGCTGCTCGAGGGCCGCCTCGGCCCCGGCGCTGCCCGCCAGCTGCAGACCCTGGCCCGTGGTGAGGACCGGCGGGAGGTGCGCGACCGGCGGGGGCCGACCGAGCCCGACCGCAGCACGGGTGCCGACGCGACCTTGGCCCGCGACACCACCGACCGGGCCGTGCTGCACCGCGAGCTGCTGCGCCTCTCGGCCCGCCTCACCGGTCGGATGCGCCGCGGGGGAGTGGTCGGGCGCACGCTGACCCTCAAGGTGCGCTACTCCGACTTCACCACCCTGACCCGGTCGCGGACGCTGCCGGAGCCGACCGACGTGACCCAGGAGGTCTACCGCACGGCGACCGACCTGCTCGACGCCCTGCTCGACCGACCCGGCTCGCGCGGGCGCGGCGTACGCCTCGTGGGGGTGCGCGCCGAGCACCTGGTGCGGCGCAGCGAGGTGCACCACCAGCTCGTGCTGGGCGAGCCCGAGCACGGCTGGGCCGAGGCCGACCGGGCGGTCGACCGGGCGACCGGGCGCTTCGGTGCGGCGGCCGTCCGGCCGGCCTCGCTGCTGCCCGGCGCGCCCGACCGGCGGCCTGCCTGA
- a CDS encoding methyltransferase domain-containing protein — protein sequence MPASAQTASERRTAARTALVWSALRPVLEAAGDGAAEVLDIGGGTGGFAVRVAELGHRVVVVDPSPDALAALDRRGAERGVGDRVTGRQGDLADLLQVVGEASADVVLCHGVLEVVDDPAAALDVLHRVLRPGGTLSLLVGQRHAAVVARAMAGHFQQARELLDAPLDTPLEPGGRAGRRFARDEVEALLQSAGLAVTEVHGVRVFADLVPGSLLDLEPGATDALVELERAVASRPEYLPLATQLHLLATR from the coding sequence ATGCCCGCCTCCGCGCAGACCGCCAGCGAGCGCCGCACCGCCGCCCGCACCGCCCTCGTCTGGTCGGCGCTGCGCCCGGTGCTCGAGGCGGCCGGCGACGGTGCGGCCGAGGTGCTCGACATCGGAGGTGGCACGGGTGGCTTCGCCGTGCGGGTCGCCGAGCTCGGTCACCGCGTCGTCGTGGTCGACCCCAGCCCCGACGCGCTCGCGGCCCTCGACCGCCGCGGCGCCGAGCGCGGCGTCGGCGACCGGGTCACCGGGCGGCAGGGGGACCTCGCCGACCTCCTGCAGGTCGTGGGCGAGGCGTCGGCCGACGTCGTGCTGTGCCACGGGGTGCTCGAGGTCGTCGACGACCCCGCCGCGGCCCTCGACGTCCTGCACCGGGTGCTGCGCCCCGGGGGCACCCTCAGCCTGCTGGTCGGACAGCGCCACGCGGCCGTCGTCGCCCGGGCGATGGCGGGCCACTTCCAGCAGGCCCGCGAGCTGCTCGACGCCCCCCTCGACACCCCACTCGAGCCGGGGGGACGGGCCGGGCGGCGCTTCGCCCGCGACGAGGTCGAGGCGCTGCTCCAGTCGGCCGGCCTCGCCGTCACCGAGGTCCACGGCGTGCGCGTCTTCGCCGACCTGGTGCCCGGCTCGCTGCTCGACCTCGAGCCCGGTGCGACCGACGCCCTCGTCGAGCTCGAGCGCGCCGTCGCCTCGCGCCCGGAGTACCTCCCGCTCGCCACGCAGCTGCACCTGCTCGCCACCCGCTGA
- a CDS encoding SAV_6107 family HEPN domain-containing protein translates to MSGAARRAAGSGDGWHEEVPGPFSLPATTHSYLDRAATSLQEAMTAADVPTRYACAHVAALRAAAALLAARARPTAGRRRPQTNAWVLLAEVVPELAEWAGFFAAGAAKRAAAEAGSRRAVTEREADDLVRDADRFLGVVEQQLGLVPHVPLEQLSARAARVTA, encoded by the coding sequence GTGAGCGGAGCAGCACGGAGGGCGGCGGGCAGCGGGGACGGGTGGCACGAGGAGGTCCCCGGGCCGTTCTCGCTGCCGGCCACGACCCACTCCTACCTCGACCGCGCGGCGACCTCGCTGCAGGAGGCGATGACCGCCGCCGACGTCCCCACGCGCTACGCGTGCGCCCACGTCGCCGCGCTGCGCGCGGCCGCGGCGCTGCTCGCGGCCCGGGCCAGACCGACCGCGGGACGCCGGCGCCCCCAGACCAACGCGTGGGTCCTGCTCGCCGAGGTCGTGCCCGAGCTCGCCGAGTGGGCCGGCTTCTTCGCGGCGGGCGCGGCCAAGCGCGCGGCAGCCGAGGCGGGGTCGCGGCGAGCGGTGACCGAGCGGGAGGCCGACGACCTCGTGCGCGACGCCGACCGCTTCCTCGGGGTGGTCGAGCAGCAGCTCGGCCTCGTGCCCCACGTGCCGCTCGAGCAGCTCTCGGCGCGGGCGGCGCGCGTGACGGCGTGA
- a CDS encoding YbaK/EbsC family protein yields the protein MDPEPPAVSRFREALAAAGGRGEVVVLPDSVHTAALAAEALGCEVGAIANSLVFEARPEDPAGDEPGQPVLLLTSGAHRVDTASTAARLGLGRLRRASPELVRRSTGQVIGGVSPIAHPAPLPTYVDPWLRRHPVLWAAAGHPAAVFSTTFDELVALTGAVEVDVEPATGSGGP from the coding sequence GTGGACCCCGAGCCCCCCGCCGTCAGCCGCTTCCGCGAGGCCCTGGCCGCTGCCGGGGGCCGCGGCGAGGTGGTCGTGCTCCCCGACAGCGTGCACACCGCCGCCCTGGCGGCGGAGGCCCTCGGCTGCGAGGTCGGCGCGATCGCGAACAGCCTCGTCTTCGAGGCCCGCCCGGAGGACCCGGCCGGCGACGAGCCGGGCCAGCCGGTCCTCCTCCTCACCTCGGGAGCACACCGCGTCGACACCGCGTCGACCGCCGCCCGCCTCGGCCTCGGGAGGCTGCGCCGCGCCTCGCCCGAGCTGGTGCGGCGCAGCACCGGCCAGGTCATCGGCGGCGTCTCGCCGATCGCCCACCCGGCCCCCCTCCCGACCTACGTCGACCCGTGGCTGCGGCGCCACCCCGTGCTGTGGGCCGCGGCCGGCCACCCCGCCGCGGTCTTCTCCACCACCTTCGACGAGCTCGTCGCCCTGACGGGGGCGGTGGAGGTCGACGTCGAGCCCGCGACCGGGTCCGGCGGGCCGTGA
- a CDS encoding FAD-dependent oxidoreductase, protein MSRVVVVGGGLGGTAAAARLAKLGHDVHLLERAGALGGALVPVRSGDLTWESATASTTLPAVVRDLFRKSGRPLERELDLVPLAVPREHRFPDGSRVRLPTGSRAAQLEALEGLGAGVGTAWVDHVAAYAPAWEALRRDLFERPWAPDLATAEARDLLRSRTSLHRHLRRSLRDPRLRALAAHPAVLGGHDLRAVPWWVGLETYVEQRSGTWTVPGGMHRLGEALADRLATRRVTVSLGTAATDVVVRGGRAVAVATAAGEVDADVVVCAVDPRGLPTLAPHAARTTPALPPVVAHVALDATGLPDDAPPEVVVHGETTFVVRTGGQAPPGRAAWTVLGRGPVSEDLLRALARVGVDLRERVLERHDLSPLQAVQRWGGSPYGVLWQGRRSVTDRLGPRTPVPGVLACGAHATSGAGLPFVGLSAALVAEVVGPA, encoded by the coding sequence GTGAGCAGGGTCGTCGTCGTGGGCGGCGGCCTGGGTGGCACCGCCGCAGCCGCCCGGCTGGCGAAGCTCGGCCACGACGTGCACCTGCTCGAGCGCGCCGGAGCGCTCGGCGGCGCCCTGGTGCCGGTGCGCTCGGGCGACCTCACCTGGGAGTCCGCCACCGCCAGCACGACGCTGCCGGCCGTGGTGCGCGACCTCTTCCGCAAGAGCGGGCGCCCGCTGGAGCGCGAGCTCGACCTCGTGCCGCTCGCGGTGCCGCGGGAGCACCGCTTCCCCGACGGGAGCCGTGTGCGGCTGCCCACCGGCTCGCGGGCCGCCCAGCTCGAGGCACTCGAGGGCCTGGGGGCCGGCGTCGGGACGGCATGGGTCGACCACGTCGCCGCCTACGCGCCGGCGTGGGAGGCCCTGCGGCGTGACCTCTTCGAGCGGCCGTGGGCGCCCGACCTCGCCACAGCCGAGGCACGCGACCTGCTGCGCTCGCGCACCTCGCTCCACCGCCACCTGCGCCGCAGCCTGCGCGACCCGCGCCTGCGCGCCCTGGCCGCGCACCCCGCCGTCCTCGGTGGGCACGACCTCCGCGCCGTGCCGTGGTGGGTCGGCCTCGAGACCTACGTCGAGCAGCGCTCGGGCACCTGGACCGTGCCGGGCGGGATGCACCGCCTCGGCGAGGCGCTCGCCGACCGTCTGGCCACCCGCCGGGTCACGGTCTCGCTGGGCACGGCCGCCACCGACGTCGTGGTGCGCGGCGGGCGTGCGGTGGCCGTCGCCACCGCGGCCGGCGAGGTCGACGCCGACGTGGTCGTCTGCGCCGTCGACCCGCGCGGTCTGCCGACCCTGGCCCCGCACGCGGCGCGCACGACCCCCGCCCTGCCGCCCGTGGTCGCCCACGTCGCGCTGGACGCGACCGGCCTGCCCGACGACGCGCCGCCCGAGGTCGTCGTGCACGGCGAGACCACCTTCGTGGTGCGCACCGGCGGCCAGGCGCCCCCCGGCCGCGCCGCGTGGACCGTCCTGGGCCGCGGCCCGGTGTCGGAGGACCTGCTGCGCGCCCTGGCCCGGGTCGGCGTCGACCTCCGCGAGCGCGTGCTCGAGCGCCACGACCTCTCCCCGCTGCAGGCGGTCCAGCGCTGGGGCGGCTCGCCGTACGGCGTGCTGTGGCAGGGCCGCCGCAGCGTCACCGACCGGCTCGGGCCGCGCACGCCCGTGCCCGGCGTGCTCGCGTGCGGTGCGCACGCGACCTCGGGCGCTGGCCTGCCGTTCGTCGGCCTCTCCGCGGCTCTCGTGGCCGAGGTGGTCGGGCCCGCCTGA
- the metF gene encoding methylenetetrahydrofolate reductase [NAD(P)H] yields MPAEPLRPVPDEATGPDSHRIGDVVRTGERVISFEFMPPRDEAGAAQLWSAIRDLEPYEPTFVSVTYGAGGTTRDTTVEITGRIARETALRAMGHLTCVGHTRQELVDVITAYRDAGVHNILALRGDPQDGPSAPWTPTEGGLSHAVELVELCHEVGDFSVGVAAFPEKHPGSESLEHDAQVLAAKARAGADFAVTQLFFRASDYAELVDRAAAAGCDIPVLPGIMPITNLRQVTRMAELSGAEVPASLLARFEGLTDPADVRREGVRIATELCEELLAAGAPGLHFFTLNRSRATLEIFEALRITV; encoded by the coding sequence ACTCGCACCGCATCGGCGACGTCGTGCGCACCGGCGAGCGCGTCATCTCCTTCGAGTTCATGCCGCCGCGCGACGAGGCCGGCGCCGCGCAGCTCTGGTCGGCCATCCGCGACCTCGAGCCCTACGAGCCGACCTTCGTCTCGGTCACCTACGGCGCCGGCGGCACCACCCGCGACACCACGGTCGAGATCACGGGGCGCATCGCCCGCGAGACGGCGCTGCGGGCCATGGGCCACCTCACGTGCGTGGGCCACACCCGCCAGGAGCTCGTGGACGTCATCACCGCCTACCGCGACGCCGGTGTCCACAACATCCTGGCGCTGCGCGGCGACCCCCAGGACGGCCCGTCGGCGCCCTGGACCCCGACCGAGGGCGGCCTCTCCCATGCCGTCGAGCTCGTCGAGCTGTGCCACGAGGTCGGCGACTTCAGCGTCGGCGTCGCCGCCTTCCCCGAGAAGCACCCCGGCTCGGAGAGCCTGGAGCACGACGCGCAGGTGCTCGCCGCGAAGGCGCGCGCGGGCGCTGACTTCGCGGTCACGCAGCTGTTCTTCCGCGCCTCCGACTACGCCGAGCTGGTCGACCGCGCTGCCGCCGCCGGCTGCGACATCCCGGTGCTGCCGGGGATCATGCCGATCACCAACCTGCGCCAGGTGACCCGGATGGCCGAGCTCTCGGGCGCCGAGGTGCCCGCCTCGCTGCTCGCCCGCTTCGAGGGGCTCACCGACCCCGCCGACGTGCGCCGCGAGGGCGTGCGCATCGCCACCGAGCTGTGCGAGGAGCTGCTCGCCGCGGGCGCCCCCGGGCTGCACTTCTTCACCCTCAACCGCTCGCGCGCCACGCTCGAGATCTTCGAGGCGCTGCGCATCACCGTCTGA